The Plectropomus leopardus isolate mb unplaced genomic scaffold, YSFRI_Pleo_2.0 unplaced_scaffold4440, whole genome shotgun sequence genome segment GTCGATGGTAAGGGAGAGTCTCAGAGGAATTCACTGGAGGACAGCTTCAGGCTGGAGCAGAGGCCCAACTCCATGACGGGGTAACCACGCTGCACACAACCTCTTAAAGAAtctctgctgttgtttctgtttcttgtttctctgtttcttcctcCTGTCAACATCATCGCCGCTTGTGTGTCCCGTCAGTCTGATCCCCGTGTACCCCGGGGAGTCGGCGGCTCCCATCCGCACAGCCAAAGCAGAGCGCCGACATCAAGAGAGGCTCCGTATGCAGAGCCCTGAGCTGGCTGTGGCCCCCGACAAGGACCTGTCCCCCGCTGAGAAACGAGCTCTGGAGGCTGAGAAGAGAGCAATGTGGAGAGCAGCACGGTAAATACAACACAACATGTTTGAAACAACAACCCCAccacaatttaaatttaaaatctaaaaaacactTCCCTCAGTggcagaatgtaaaaaaaacttcagaatAACTAGAGATccttttcaaacaaaatgtaatgaacTAGAGTAACTTCTGGCTGAGGCACTGGGGCAAACAGGGACATTGTCCTCACAGtgtctcctgcagcagctcacGGTAACCCACTTTGCAACTTTGATctaatattaaacattttcagcagtggGTTTACACTTGCATCTTTTGCCTTGCATTAATTTGGAAAAAGTGgagaagtttgttttgttggaGTGTACATGTTAGAGAAAGCTTGAGCAGGTTAGTGGAAGCGTGTGGGTGTAGGCAGACAAACACCAAGCACAAACTCCAAAGATGATGcggattaaaaaaacaacaacaaaaaataaaaatacgatcatgtttttttcatgattggTTCCTTGTATTGTTGAACAAAATACCAAACacgcaaaatgttttttgttgttttgaagctCACATTTCATGCTGTGTAAATAAGAGATCGATGGTGACACTTCTGTCAGATAAACAGTTTGTCGCTCTGGTCAATAACAAGGTTCACTTTTCCTATTTGcagacaacaacaaataaaagttcACAgttcattctgtgtgtgtgtgcgcgcgcgcgcgtgtgcgtgtctgtctgtgcgtgtctctctgtctgtctgtctgtgtctgtgtctgtatgtgtgtgtggttagtCAGCCTCCTcttaaactgttttcattaggggtcgaccgatattggattttcagagccaataccgataattagtagttaatgagaccgataaccaatatttggaaccgttatggatttacaaaaaaaaagaaaatctttccatcaatatttagaatttgaaattgTTTGAATGACTTTAgcaaatattttatcaaaactgaaacattcaacatcatatacagactttttttataaaatcaagttaaaatcaaataaaaaaatgaataaataaaaatagctccccgaggttttacaaagtaaaagttcctcccatacTGACACttcctttgcactttttacttaatGAATCTTATCAGCAATCATTAGAacaaaacgctgatacagatgatcagaaaaatgccaaatatcggccctgatGACCttcaggccgataatctgtcgactgCCAGTTTTCATGTCTAAAAATGGGATCTTTTCTAAATGTGTCGGTGTTTTACCTTCCATTCTTtggttttcttctcttttcctgtctctgtgtctttccttccttcctcatcttcctccttcATCCTGGTGCACTCCTGGTCCTGTcccctcctcctgtctgtcccctCCCCTTGGCCCCGCGGGGCCCAGGCCCTGTGGCCTAGAGGAGGATGTTAGGCAGTATGAGCAGGACCTGGCTAAGAGGCTCTACCAGGCCAGAGTGAGGGCGTCTCAGGGCACGGCCGAGGCCCCCCagccccccacctcctcctctacctcctcctctgcagcctccCAGCTCAGGTCTGCTCCGCGGCCCCAGCCACCAGGGCCAGACGCACGGCATCGTGGGGGTGTGCTGGGGTGCTTTGGCGTTGGGGTATTTTGCTAGAGGCCGAGTTCGGAAAGGTCCAAGCAAGCGCTCGCAGCAACACTGCGCCAGTGCTTCCACTGCCTTTCTCGTGCTGTTTGCTTCTGCACGTCTCCGCTGTCTCATCTGTAGCTTCCTCTGGTCCCCTCTCTCCGTCCTCTGTgatgtctcctcctctctgcagcactCTTTTCATTTGCGCCTTGCAGTTCTCTTGATTTTCATACTTTTCTTTGTACTAACACACATCCCACAGTTTGCAAGCTACTTGTGAGTTGAGGGTCAGCCTACTAGCAGTAGGTCGTCCTTTTCCTGGAATGCCTCCTTTTTTTACCGTGCAGATAAATTCAACCGGTTGTTTGTCACAGCAAACCAGGACAAGGAGCACCCAATTATCAGTAGTGATCGGCACCACACCCACCTGTAGCGGTGTGTGCCTCCATCAGTTCTCTGTAtttgtttccttattttctgtcatttatctGACGGTGGTTGTTCCTCTCGTAGAATGAAGTCTCTGGAGCAGGACGCGCTGAAAGCACAGATGGTCATCGCCAAGTCTCGGGACGGGAAGAAACGCGGCACACTCGACCAGCTGACGGAGTCGCCCTCGCCTGCTCCCACACCGTCTCCCACACCTATGGAAGGTAGGAAGCTGCTGTCATTGGTCTGTTTACATGAAATGCATCTTTTAAGTCTGAACTTTGAGGATGAAGTGTTGCCATCACCAAATTctgaatttttaatttgttaatttaataatttcctgCTAAGGGCTCAGCCATCCAGTGTCCACTGGCTGTTCCCAGAGCTCAGAGgaacagttaaaaataatataataatagcttaatttatatagcaccattacaaagtgcttttgCAAACACAGCAAAGCAGAAACGGGTTAAATAGATGGtgaaacagcaacagaaagccaaacagtcgtACTGAACACACGTGAGAAGAAAGTAGGCTAGAGTTAGATAGATAAGATGCACAATGACACAAAGAAAtagatgaaaaacagaaacaatcaaagcaataaaaccacaaataaaaggaaataaaatagatagaacttaaattaaaaggtataataaataaaaagacataaaataaatatttgactttgGAGTTTACTCCAAGTCAGTTATCAAATTTTATTGagattttcaagtaatttttatgtgctgcttttcttacctgatgttttgcatttttgtcatttctgttaCCCTCCTacttaagatttttattttttttattatatagcAACTTTTGAAAAGAACATTTCCCTATTTACTTACAAGGAAACTGAATCCAAACCTAAATGTTTTACCTCtacttctctttgtctctctgtttcaaTGACATGTCCCGTTTCTCTCCGACAGAGCTCAGTCCTCGAGGAGTAACGTCTCCGGGCCGGCTGGTAAGCACTAAACCTTTGTCCTTTATTTCCACGTCGTTGTTGGCCTGATGTTTTTCCTCTGGCCTTTGTGTCAGTGTGACTGTATCCTTTGAACGGACTCGGAGAGCCtgaatcatcaaatatttgaaCAAAGCTGTAACACTGACTGCAGTTTAATTTAAGGggctttgtttgaaaaatgcaacaaataagaCTGTTGGTGTACGAGCTGGAAAAGGGGAAACGGGTCGATTTGCTTCAGATCACAGTTTCATTAATCCATCATTTTGCTCGTCGTCACTCCAGCCGCTCAGAGCTGAGGACACACGCAGCTGTCCATCATACGCCACAGCTGGCTGTTTGAATCACCCATCAGCCTCTCTGCCTCCCACCTCTCCTTTTTCCgcatctctttctccttttctcctcctctcctgtgacatttcttcatcctcttctcctcctctttataCGTtgtccctccctcctcctgtccttgttttcctctcttcccTCGACCTCTGCTCATTCCTGTTTGCTGTCCTTCTAGTCCCTGTCGTCAAAGAAGTTTGACTACCGACAGTTTGCTGCCATTCCTTCTTCCAAACCCGTATACGACATCCAGGTATTGGCTGCATGCTGAGCTCCCGGGGCCCTCggcctcctccctccctcccccctggCTTTCCCTGCTGCCTCCCCCCTCTAGTTTCTCTCCTAATCAAGAGGCATCAGTGCGACTGAAGTCTAGGGTTTGGCTCCGTGATTGATCGTACTTCCTGCTCTGCACTAAAGTGATTGGCTCACTAACTCTCACTTGAGACTCACTCGACACAAATGACACCAAACGTGCCTCACGTCTCCCTCCTGGTCTCCCACACAGCACTCACAAatgtacagggttcccacacattttcatggataaaattcaaaactttttcatgactttacaAGGacccaaaattattatttctttcttgcCCAGCTTTTCTTAAAGATATCGGACTCAAACTGtacacataatgtgttcaaggaccgtcagaaatttgaaaatgcaatgataatttctgtttttacagtttcttgctgtgataaattgtgttattttggtgatttttatggaaaacatgccatgtaacattttttaaaaaaaatttcttaaataaaaatcacccaGAAAATTTGGCAAGAGAATTTAAAGGaaatatgccttccaaacctaattttcttaaaaaataaatattttttagctAAACTAAATTTTAGTTTTGCCCAAAAATGCCATAacgttttctgtttttgatttaaaaaatcgcccaactgaaaaaaaaaaggataataatagccggaattaaaaaaaaaaaaaaatcttccaaagCCACAGGGccataattctttaaaaaataaattcactatTACGTAATATTaacagaatttaatttattatacacaacataattttttttcctgaactttcaatgatttttactagttccacaacttttccagtTTGGGAAAATGTGATGGtgacttttctaggttttccatgaacgtgggaaccctgaatgtAAGAGCATCTACAGCAGTAACCCTTCACACCCATCTGTCTCTCAGCTAACTAATAATCACAGACAATAACAATCACCAGCTGCAGAGACGAGTTTTTTGATCCCACTAACCACAGTTGGTTCCGGGGAAAACGGCCACAAACTCTGCATCTCATCCACTCTCACATTCACGTCCATCAGCTGTCTTGTTCCACGCATGAGTCACACATCAGGCAGAGGAATAACATCCTCCATCATGCTTCTGAAACACGGTGTCCTCCCGCGCTCTCAGGAGGCAGAAGTTGTGTAGATTTGTGTGAAACAGTCGATTCTTCTCTGTGTTGAGGAGTTCGGAGGGGAAGCAGGGAATCCCGAAATGGAGTGAGCTTGTCTCGACGTggtcttttaattgttttttggggtcaCGTTTCTGTGGTCGTATGTGTCAGATCGTGTGTGATTTGGTTGTTGCACAGTGACTTCTGTTTGTTCATATTCTCCCTTCGACGAAATTTTAATTGACTGTATGCAAGTGTTTGCATAATGTTTCCTGCATAATAACTGACAGAAGAAGAGTTGGGACCACTGCGATCTGCAAGGCGAGCGTCACATGACAGCGAGGCCTGCAAATAATGATTAGTTTCATTGTTGAGTaatctgttaattatttttctctctttagttGATTCATTGCACgtctataaatgtcctaaacctaaaaatattcagtttactgtcatagaggagtaaaagaaaatattcacatttaagaggaCAGAATCAGGgcattgttacttttttttcttaaaaaattactcaTTACTTAATTACTGTTAAATCAGTTCAATTATAAATTGCCGATTAACTAATAGTGGACAGTTAATGAATGAATCGTTAGCTCTAATGACAGCAGAACCTATGGCTGTAATCCAAACCTGTttacaaatgttaaaacaaatattatgtGAGAGATCCTAACTAAAGACTTGAAGTAGTAAAtcaaatatcattatttttggcCGAATACTTCAATATTGGTATTGAGACAATATTGTAGTGTTAACTATTGAtgcacaatgagatttttgaggAGTAAAGCATAGGTATAGATGCATGTGTCCCTCTcccctaaaataaataaaacaataaaaactagctaaggactttttttcagtctaaattaaagacatttccatcataaaatgttgcaaaaagtaATGTGCTTGATGCTCTTAATTTCCTGATATATATAGTTGACATACTTTATCTCAAAAtctaaaacataacaaaataaaagtattattgTTGAGGATATCTTAATTGGAGAAATATGGGATAAGAATGACACAGTTGTAGTGATGATGATCCTCAGCTTGCAGGTCGCAGTGGTCCTTTGAGTGTAGAATAAAAGCTTCTCAACACTGATAACGAGAAAACGCGATCACCGTTGGTTCGTAGTCACAGAGACGTTCACATGCTGCTTGGTTTTCTGTCGGTGACTCTTGTTGGTGCTGCACTGTTTGCTCTGTCGGCTGTCTCTTTGTGGATGTGCCTACACTACACAACAAACCCCGGAACTGATGACCTAACTTAACCTCCCTTTCCTTTAACATGCCGACCTTCTCCTGGGGGGAGTAGTCGAGTAGACGTACTCTGGCTTTTGTGGCTCTGACAGATTGGGAGCTTCAGCGCTGTCTGCTAAAGCGGCAGTGAGCGGCTGGCGCGTCCTCTGGCTGCCCGCTCACATGGTGATGGCTTCCCCCGGGTTACAGGTTACTAACACACACCCGTCGCTCAGGTATCAActctgtcttcttctcttccAGTCCCCTGAGACAGCGGATGACCTGCAGTTCATCGACGACGGCTCCAGCAACCCGGGTAAGTGCTGAAGACATTCAGACTTTCACACCGTACTAAAACAGGCTTTTTGAAAGGGAGAGCTGAGAAAGCAGCATTTATTACCTTCATTTCTTCTATCCCCTTTGATTCAGGTGACTACCTGGGATAAGCAGCTCCTATTGGTAGGatcctgtgtgcatgtgtttttagGTCTGCGTGCGATTGTGCGCCTGAGTATTTatggaaagtgtgtgtgctggttTGTGCATTTCTTCTCTAACCTGCTAGTTGTGTGGCATAACAGTAGGCTCAGGTATTCAGACAGGTGTGTTTACCTGGGCGTGCTTTGCCTGCTGCGGCCCAACACGTGAAG includes the following:
- the LOC121939288 gene encoding protein scribble homolog; its protein translation is MTGLIPVYPGESAAPIRTAKAERRHQERLRMQSPELAVAPDKDLSPAEKRALEAEKRAMWRAARMKSLEQDALKAQMVIAKSRDGKKRGTLDQLTESPSPAPTPSPTPMEELSPRGVTSPGRLSLSSKKFDYRQFAAIPSSKPVYDIQSPETADDLQFIDDGSSNPVPAASPEAEVPTPLPATSALEEMALYSNKRKLRQGRRSLETAVPT